AAGAAGTTTCATAAAATTACGATTTGGTAATAATTAAATTCAAATTAGGCAATTTTTTAGGTTCAGGTGTTTTATCTAAGTAGTTTGATAAATTATTTAGAAGAAAGGTTTTTATGAATTTAAGTATTGCCGGTAATTATTCAACACTTCATCTTCATTCCATTAATAACAATTATAAAAAAAATAATTTAAAATCTCTTGGCTTTAGTGGTCAGGAATTATTAACTGCCGAAGTTAAGGGAAAACTTACATATATAGAGAGTGAAATTAAACAGGCAAAAAAAATTGTTATTCTTACTCATGAAGGGTCTGATGGAGACGCAGTCGGTTCCAGTGCTGCCTTGAAAAATTTAATTGCCGCAAAATACCCTGATAAAAAAGTTGACGTTATTATAATAAACAATCTTCCCAAAGCCTCTAAAAGTTTAAAAGACGTAGAATCGTTTGAATTTATCAATCAAAATTCTGATATTGAATCAATAAAAACAAGAGATTATGATCTTGCCATATCAGTGGACTGTTCGACAAAAAAAAGAATGGGAAAAGGCTCAGAAATATTTGATTTTGCGAAAAGAAAAATCAAAATTGACCACCACCTAAACGGAACAGATTTTGCTGATGTTAATCTTGTTTGCTCTAATGCTTCAGCTGCTTCTCAAATAATATTTTTGCTGGCAAATCAAATGGGAGTTAACCTTACTACAAATTTAGCTGCTGATATTCTTTTAGGGATTATTACAGATACAGGCAACTTACAATATAATGTAATAAAACCGTCTGATGTATATCAGGACTGTTCTATACTGACAAAAAAAGTTGACCCCAGAACAATGCAGATAAGATCAACAGCATACATGCCGCAAAATGCTTTACCTTATTATTCTGATGCGATTAAAGATATTCGATTTAATGGAGGAATAGTTTATTTTGTAAGTGATGATGAAAAGAACAAAGAAAAAGCAGATAAATACAAACTTTCCTTGTCTGATGTTAAAAAAACGCAAGATAGAATTTTTGAGTTAATGAAAAAGCTAAAAGGCGTACAAATAGCAGTTAAATTTACAAATAAAAAGGATACTACACTTGTCCAACTTTGCGGCAAAGGAATTAATGTAAACGAAATAGCTGAAAAGTACGGAGCAGGAGGTGGATGCCATGAAGAGATAGCATCATTTATTATCAACAAAAAACCCGAAGAATTTATTCAAGAAATTTCTAAAACCGTAGAAAATCAAAAAAAATAATCTTTACTATAAAATTTAAGAGTATAAATACAGAAATAATTTGCGTATTAAAGTGTGAAAAATTTTTTCTGCAATTAAAATTATTTTAGATGCATAATAGAAAAATAAAATTTTCATAAGAAAAGCCGGTAAAAAGTTTAAATGGTAAAATAAATATCAATGCCGATATTGCACGTATTGCCAAGCTTTTTGACAAAAAAAGATGTGTACAATCTCTTGTAGAAAGATAATTAGGATTTTTGAAAAATGAAAACAGTTTTTGTATTAGATAAAGTGGAATTTAAATATTTCGAGATTAATGAGCTTGTAACTTCTTTTTGGCTCATTAAAGAGTGCCTTGAAAGAGGATCTGAAGTTTATATCACAACTATGGATAAACTTTATCTTGATGGAAACAAACCGCAGGCTTATTTATACAAAACCTCGCTGATAAATAAAAATGAAAAACAGGAGATGATTTACGATAAAAAAAATATTACCGCCTGTTTAAATAATTTTGATTTGATTTTATTCAGACCTGACCCTCCTATAACAATGGAGTACATTTTTGCAACTTATATTCTGGATTTTGTTGACAAATCAACTACAAAGGTTGTAAACAACCCACAGGGCATAAGATCAGCAAATGAAAAGCTT
This bacterium DNA region includes the following protein-coding sequences:
- a CDS encoding DHH family phosphoesterase; amino-acid sequence: MNLSIAGNYSTLHLHSINNNYKKNNLKSLGFSGQELLTAEVKGKLTYIESEIKQAKKIVILTHEGSDGDAVGSSAALKNLIAAKYPDKKVDVIIINNLPKASKSLKDVESFEFINQNSDIESIKTRDYDLAISVDCSTKKRMGKGSEIFDFAKRKIKIDHHLNGTDFADVNLVCSNASAASQIIFLLANQMGVNLTTNLAADILLGIITDTGNLQYNVIKPSDVYQDCSILTKKVDPRTMQIRSTAYMPQNALPYYSDAIKDIRFNGGIVYFVSDDEKNKEKADKYKLSLSDVKKTQDRIFELMKKLKGVQIAVKFTNKKDTTLVQLCGKGINVNEIAEKYGAGGGCHEEIASFIINKKPEEFIQEISKTVENQKK